A DNA window from Thermosynechococcaceae cyanobacterium Okahandja contains the following coding sequences:
- a CDS encoding cytochrome b6: MNKVYDWFEERLEIQALADDVTSKYVPPHVNIFYCLGGITLTCFLVQFATGFAMTFYYKPTVAEAFTSVQYIMNEVNFGWLIRSIHKWSASMMVLMMILHVFRVYLTGGFKKPRELTWVTGVVLAVITVSFGVTGYSLPWDQVGYWAVKIVSGIPAAIPVVGDQLVELMRGGESVGQATLTRFYSLHTFVLPWSIAVFMLMHFLMIRKQGISGPL; encoded by the coding sequence ATGAATAAAGTTTACGACTGGTTTGAGGAACGCCTAGAAATTCAGGCGCTCGCCGACGATGTCACCAGTAAGTACGTGCCCCCTCACGTGAACATTTTTTACTGTTTGGGTGGCATTACCCTCACCTGCTTTCTGGTGCAGTTTGCCACTGGCTTCGCAATGACCTTTTATTACAAGCCAACGGTTGCTGAAGCTTTTACCTCGGTACAGTACATCATGAATGAGGTGAACTTTGGCTGGCTGATCCGCTCGATCCACAAGTGGTCTGCCAGCATGATGGTCTTGATGATGATTCTGCACGTTTTCCGGGTCTATCTCACCGGTGGTTTCAAAAAGCCGCGTGAGCTGACTTGGGTGACAGGTGTTGTCCTTGCCGTGATTACCGTCAGTTTTGGTGTGACCGGCTATTCCCTGCCATGGGATCAAGTGGGTTACTGGGCGGTGAAAATTGTCTCCGGTATTCCTGCCGCCATCCCGGTGGTGGGTGATCAATTGGTGGAACTCATGCGCGGTGGTGAAAGTGTGGGTCAAGCAACCTTAACCCGCTTCTACAGCCTGCACACCTTTGTCCTGCCTTGGTCTATTGCGGTCTTTATGCTGATGCACTTCCTAATGATCCGCAAACAGGGTATCTCTGGTCCCTTGTAA
- the petD gene encoding cytochrome b6-f complex subunit IV, giving the protein MAKVLKKPDLANPALRAKLKKGMGHNYYGEPAWPNDLLYIFPVVIMGTIALVIGLAVMDPAMIGEPADPFATPLEILPEWYLYPTFQIFRVVPNKLLGVLMNASIPLGLMLIPFIESINKFQNPFRRPVAMAVFLFGTVVTLWLGIGAAFPLDKSLTLGLF; this is encoded by the coding sequence ATGGCAAAAGTTTTGAAAAAGCCAGATTTAGCAAATCCGGCACTACGGGCAAAGCTCAAAAAAGGGATGGGCCATAATTACTATGGCGAACCCGCGTGGCCCAACGATCTGCTCTACATTTTCCCTGTGGTCATTATGGGCACCATTGCCCTAGTGATTGGCTTGGCCGTCATGGATCCGGCCATGATCGGCGAGCCTGCGGATCCCTTTGCCACACCACTCGAGATTCTGCCGGAGTGGTATCTCTATCCAACATTTCAAATTTTCCGCGTTGTCCCCAACAAATTGCTAGGAGTACTGATGAATGCCAGTATTCCCCTAGGTCTGATGCTCATCCCCTTTATTGAGAGCATCAACAAGTTCCAGAATCCCTTCCGGCGGCCTGTGGCCATGGCGGTGTTTCTGTTTGGCACCGTGGTCACCCTATGGCTGGGCATTGGTGCCGCCTTCCCCCTCGACAAATCTCTAACCTTGGGCTTGTTCTAG
- a CDS encoding NAD(+) kinase — protein sequence MQLNQVIVVHKAGDRQSKDWADRAVRQLQQRGARVLVGPSGPRDNPYPVFMASVTEPIDLAVVLGGDGTSLAAARHLAAAGVPILAVNVGGHLGFLTEPFDLFAEMETVWERLERDEYAMQQRMMLQAQVFEGPKPHAEPVGDRYYALNEMCIKPASADRMITAILEMEIDGDVVDQYQGDGLLVATPTGSTCYTVAANGPILHPGMEALVVTPICPLSLSSRPIVLPSRSLVSIWPLEDHSLNTKLWMDGVLATSIWPGQRVQVSMADCQARFILLRDHYSFYQTLREKLAWAGARIPYHNNHRN from the coding sequence ATGCAGTTAAACCAAGTGATTGTCGTCCACAAAGCGGGCGATCGCCAAAGTAAAGACTGGGCGGATCGGGCGGTTCGCCAACTGCAACAGCGGGGGGCGCGGGTCTTGGTGGGGCCGAGCGGTCCGCGGGATAATCCCTACCCGGTATTTATGGCCTCGGTCACTGAACCGATTGATCTGGCGGTGGTCTTGGGGGGGGATGGCACCTCCTTAGCGGCGGCACGACACCTTGCGGCGGCGGGGGTGCCGATTCTGGCGGTGAATGTGGGCGGGCATCTGGGGTTTTTAACGGAACCCTTTGATCTGTTTGCCGAGATGGAAACGGTGTGGGAGCGCCTCGAGCGGGATGAGTACGCAATGCAGCAGCGGATGATGTTGCAGGCGCAGGTGTTTGAAGGCCCCAAACCCCACGCCGAACCGGTGGGCGATCGCTACTACGCCCTGAATGAAATGTGCATCAAACCCGCCTCCGCCGATCGCATGATTACCGCCATTCTGGAGATGGAAATTGATGGGGATGTGGTGGATCAGTACCAAGGGGATGGCCTTTTGGTGGCAACTCCCACCGGCTCCACCTGCTACACCGTCGCCGCCAATGGCCCGATTTTGCACCCGGGGATGGAAGCGTTAGTGGTGACCCCCATTTGCCCCCTGAGCCTTTCGAGCCGTCCCATTGTCTTGCCGTCGCGATCGCTGGTGAGTATTTGGCCGCTAGAGGATCACAGCCTCAATACCAAGCTGTGGATGGATGGCGTACTGGCCACTTCCATTTGGCCGGGGCAGCGGGTACAGGTCTCAATGGCCGACTGCCAAGCCCGCTTCATTCTGCTGCGGGACCATTACTCCTTTTATCAAACCCTACGGGAAAAATTGGCCTGGGCGGGGGCACGCATTCCCTACCACAACAATCATCGCAACTAG
- a CDS encoding DUF1614 domain-containing protein, with product MIYLPVTLLLFVLMVLALPFLWLAIALDAVQLAVAKLGFSPSAAALLLLLVILGSTINIPLYERVSTVSIVPDFTELWLARFWGIPLRKIEQKTIVALNVGGGLIPTLLALYQFGRVSPVAILLVTAIVTLVSYYSAQVVPGIGIQMNALVAPLTAAMTAILISAPGAAAPVAFAGGVLGTLIGADVLHLREIERMSAGVLSIGGAGVFDGIALCGLFALLLT from the coding sequence ATGATTTACCTGCCCGTAACCCTACTGCTGTTTGTGCTCATGGTGCTGGCCTTGCCCTTTCTGTGGCTCGCCATTGCCCTAGATGCCGTCCAGCTAGCGGTTGCCAAACTGGGCTTTTCCCCGTCCGCGGCTGCCTTACTATTGCTGCTGGTCATTCTGGGCAGCACCATCAATATTCCCCTCTACGAGCGGGTATCGACCGTGTCCATCGTGCCGGACTTCACCGAACTGTGGCTCGCCCGCTTTTGGGGCATTCCCCTGCGCAAAATTGAGCAAAAAACCATCGTTGCCCTAAATGTGGGAGGCGGGCTAATTCCCACCCTCCTAGCTCTTTACCAGTTTGGCCGCGTCAGCCCGGTGGCAATTCTGCTGGTGACCGCCATTGTTACCCTAGTGAGTTACTACTCCGCTCAAGTAGTTCCGGGCATTGGCATTCAAATGAACGCCCTTGTGGCTCCCCTAACTGCCGCCATGACCGCAATTCTCATTTCTGCTCCAGGTGCCGCAGCCCCAGTCGCCTTTGCCGGTGGCGTGCTGGGCACCCTCATCGGGGCTGACGTACTGCACCTGCGGGAAATCGAGCGCATGTCAGCCGGTGTTCTGAGTATTGGTGGCGCTGGCGTATTTGACGGGATTGCCCTTTGCGGCCTTTTTGCGCTGCTGCTGACCTAG
- a CDS encoding GAF domain-containing protein: MIITPFEREALGNNSQQLVDQLLEIGLALSATESLDELLHLILTKSREITCSDAGTIFLVQAETTPAVLEFKAAQNDSVALPEHVQQYTIPLTANSLVGYAALTTESLNIADVYALSGSETYQFNRSFDESFNYRTCSVLVVPMQNISGQVIGVLQLINRKRQRDSVLTPATTPELTQPYSGWEEHIVRALASQAAVIIERNHLLESIEHLFEGFVTASVQAIEARDPTTSGHSERVAALTVRLAEIANRESHGIFRELYFSDRQLQEIRYAALLHDFGKVAVPETILNKQKKIFPEQLEIIRQRFALVRRTLEMETAQAKVNYLLSHPHTPHSGEQACDHCAFFRHLDHELQQHLQILESYWQILEQANEPRVLEEEPLARLQEMTQFYYKGIDGQLYPLITASELEQLLVRRGSLTQAERRIIESHVTHTYQFLSRIPWTQHLQNVPIIAYGHHERLDGGGYPRGISAADIPLQTQMLAIADIYDALTASDRPYKKSLPVATALKILDQEAAEFKINADLVALFKQQQIFSVLGHQL; encoded by the coding sequence ATGATTATCACGCCCTTTGAACGCGAAGCGTTAGGTAATAACTCTCAGCAGCTTGTCGATCAATTGCTGGAGATTGGCCTTGCCCTCTCGGCCACAGAATCCCTAGACGAGTTACTGCACCTGATTCTCACTAAAAGCCGTGAGATTACCTGTAGTGATGCGGGCACCATTTTTCTGGTTCAAGCAGAAACCACACCCGCCGTCTTAGAATTCAAGGCGGCCCAGAACGACAGTGTTGCCCTGCCGGAGCATGTGCAGCAGTACACCATCCCCCTCACCGCCAACAGCTTGGTGGGCTACGCGGCCCTCACCACCGAATCCCTCAATATTGCCGATGTCTATGCCCTATCGGGGAGCGAAACCTACCAGTTTAACCGTTCCTTCGATGAATCGTTTAACTACCGCACCTGCTCGGTGTTGGTGGTGCCGATGCAAAATATCAGTGGTCAAGTCATTGGGGTGCTGCAACTCATTAATCGCAAACGCCAGCGGGATAGTGTGTTGACCCCCGCAACAACGCCGGAACTCACCCAACCCTACAGTGGGTGGGAAGAGCATATTGTACGGGCATTGGCCAGCCAAGCGGCCGTAATTATCGAGCGCAATCATCTGCTGGAGAGTATTGAACACCTATTTGAAGGCTTTGTTACCGCCTCGGTCCAGGCCATTGAAGCTCGGGATCCAACCACCTCCGGGCATTCAGAGCGGGTTGCCGCCCTCACGGTGCGCTTAGCCGAAATTGCTAATAGGGAGAGCCACGGCATCTTTCGGGAGCTTTATTTTAGCGATCGCCAACTGCAAGAGATCCGTTACGCCGCTTTGCTGCACGATTTTGGTAAAGTCGCGGTTCCCGAAACCATTCTCAACAAACAAAAGAAAATCTTCCCCGAGCAACTGGAAATTATTCGCCAGCGATTTGCCCTTGTGCGCCGCACCTTGGAAATGGAAACGGCGCAAGCAAAGGTGAACTATCTGCTCTCCCATCCCCACACCCCCCACAGCGGCGAGCAGGCCTGTGATCACTGCGCCTTCTTTCGCCACCTCGACCATGAGTTACAGCAACACCTACAAATTCTGGAGTCCTACTGGCAGATCCTCGAGCAGGCCAATGAACCCCGCGTACTGGAGGAAGAACCCCTTGCCCGCCTACAGGAAATGACCCAGTTTTACTACAAGGGCATTGATGGCCAACTGTACCCCCTCATTACCGCCTCAGAACTCGAGCAGCTTCTGGTGCGCCGCGGCAGCCTCACCCAAGCCGAACGCCGCATCATTGAGTCTCACGTCACCCATACCTATCAATTTCTGTCACGAATTCCCTGGACACAGCACCTGCAAAACGTGCCCATCATTGCCTATGGCCACCATGAGCGCCTCGATGGCGGTGGCTACCCCCGCGGTATTAGTGCCGCAGACATTCCCCTGCAAACCCAAATGCTGGCCATTGCCGACATTTACGATGCCCTGACCGCCAGCGATCGCCCCTACAAAAAAAGCTTACCCGTAGCCACTGCCCTGAAAATCCTTGATCAGGAAGCCGCCGAATTTAAGATCAACGCCGACCTCGTCGCCCTCTTTAAGCAACAGCAGATCTTTAGCGTGCTAGGGCATCAACTATAA